A stretch of the Streptomyces sp. NBC_01428 genome encodes the following:
- a CDS encoding nucleotidyltransferase domain-containing protein: protein MHTENGRPDRPTTDDDAFLDRVADRLFALPSVRSVALGGSRAQGTHRPDSDWDLAVYYRDAFDPEDLRAVGWPGEVSEIGGWGGGVFNGGAWLTVDGRRIDVHYRDLDVVEHEVTQAEAGRFAIEPLLFHLAGIPTYLIVAELAVNRVLRGDDIPRPHGYPAELRAHASARWFGSARANLSYALANHAPVGRLTEALGALATAAVQTGHGVLAARGEWVTNEKRLLERAGLRGVDELAEHARRDPEALTATLTAAQRLFAAAEQAAPHPPYE from the coding sequence ATGCACACCGAGAACGGGAGGCCGGATCGGCCGACCACGGATGACGACGCGTTCCTCGACCGGGTCGCCGACCGGCTCTTCGCCCTCCCCAGCGTCCGGTCCGTCGCGCTCGGGGGGTCGCGCGCGCAGGGCACGCATCGGCCGGACAGCGACTGGGACCTCGCGGTCTACTACCGGGACGCGTTCGACCCCGAGGACCTCCGGGCCGTCGGCTGGCCGGGAGAGGTCTCCGAGATCGGCGGCTGGGGCGGCGGTGTCTTCAACGGCGGCGCCTGGCTGACCGTCGACGGGCGCCGGATCGACGTCCACTACCGCGATCTCGACGTCGTGGAGCACGAGGTGACGCAGGCGGAGGCGGGCCGGTTCGCGATCGAACCGCTCCTCTTCCACCTCGCGGGCATCCCCACGTACCTGATCGTCGCCGAACTCGCCGTCAACCGTGTCCTGCGCGGTGACGACATCCCGCGCCCCCACGGCTACCCGGCCGAACTCCGCGCGCACGCCTCGGCACGCTGGTTCGGCAGTGCGCGCGCCAACCTCTCCTACGCGCTGGCCAACCACGCCCCCGTCGGCCGCCTCACGGAGGCGCTGGGCGCCCTGGCGACGGCCGCCGTGCAGACCGGCCACGGCGTCCTCGCGGCGCGTGGAGAGTGGGTGACGAACGAGAAGCGGCTGCTGGAACGAGCCGGGCTCAGGGGCGTCGACGAACTGGCCGAGCACGCGCGGCGGGACCCCGAGGCGCTCACCGCCACCCTCACCGCCGCGCAGAGGCTGTTCGCCGCCGCCGAACAGGCCGCACCGCACCCTCCGTACGAATAA
- a CDS encoding DUF7873 family protein codes for MAKLNQIIAVEKGIKSKSHQDLTAAHHGLQKPALLAGISRTYQPKDEEGEQLPPESTRVQVQAEDVLRDTAATLTRLFDVTATKDWANCTARADVKVDGRVLVPGVPVSYLLFLEKQLTDLNTFVRKLPVLDASESWVRDPSTDAWKTEPVRTLRTKKVPRNHVKAEATEKHPAQVEVYYEDIPVGYWTTVKFSGALPARRVNQLLDRVEKLQQAVKFAREEANGEDVVDQRVGDAVFGYLFAQE; via the coding sequence GTGGCGAAACTCAATCAGATCATCGCAGTCGAGAAGGGCATCAAGTCCAAGTCCCACCAGGACCTGACGGCTGCTCACCACGGGCTCCAGAAACCGGCGTTGCTCGCCGGTATCTCGCGGACCTACCAGCCGAAGGACGAGGAGGGCGAGCAGCTCCCGCCCGAGTCCACCCGGGTGCAGGTGCAGGCCGAGGACGTGCTGCGGGACACCGCGGCGACCCTGACCCGGCTGTTCGACGTGACCGCCACCAAGGACTGGGCCAACTGCACCGCGCGGGCCGACGTGAAGGTCGACGGACGCGTGCTCGTCCCCGGCGTACCGGTGTCGTACCTCCTCTTCCTGGAGAAGCAGCTCACCGACCTCAACACGTTCGTGCGCAAGCTGCCCGTCCTCGACGCCTCCGAGTCCTGGGTGCGCGACCCGTCCACCGACGCCTGGAAGACCGAGCCGGTGCGGACCCTGCGCACGAAGAAGGTCCCCCGCAACCACGTCAAGGCCGAGGCCACCGAGAAGCACCCGGCCCAGGTCGAGGTGTACTACGAGGACATCCCCGTCGGCTACTGGACGACCGTCAAGTTCTCCGGCGCCCTGCCCGCCCGCCGCGTGAACCAACTCCTGGACCGCGTCGAGAAGTTGCAGCAGGCCGTCAAGTTCGCCCGCGAGGAGGCCAACGGCGAGGACGTCGTCGACCAGCGGGTGGGGGACGCGGTGTTCGGCTACCTGTTCGCACAGGAGTAG
- a CDS encoding FUSC family protein yields the protein MRPTRVAVPLWLAHTLRAQRGPVPWSAVLRGALTAGPLLLAAVLSGRTSLGVVAALGAMFAGINDRPGSRRVAVERLGVPALAGAAGLLVGSCTGQHTGAVTLTLVLTALGLLAGAVSAIGPVASGAGTQLLVASAIGAGMPLPEPGWQRALLYLGGAAWLLGLRLALPTTAVNAGDYRFDGERHAVAGVYDAVARLLLAAGGPDAPRARVALTAALDQAQDALTGPRLRRYASSAAERRLHAQYAAALPLAEAATALAWADEPLPGRAAEGPRRLADAVRTGAPTGPLPAPAVPGSRSRPRHDTAVAPALRALHDALLHAADSFDRGSGAALHARHRTAVSHLRTALGSGGREYGLRVALGFGAAVAVAQALHHARWYGNHPHWYWLPATAVFLVKPDLGPLASRVLCRAAGTVLGAVAFAGLAALLPRPEGLVALVALSGALIPVATRHFAAQTAVVTVLVLALVMVGGEPQASWNRLGETLLACAIVLVVGHLPALGQRGGTVRARLTRATQAADDYLAHVLDDGTADDRTGRWVLRREAYRALAEARAAIELAAAELPALARHSAGTDDVAATLERLVDTATACAVQLDDTGRLAPHHIERVTQLLGELAEHRERVGLRPAPTRPAPVTAGG from the coding sequence GTGCGCCCCACCCGCGTCGCCGTACCGCTCTGGCTCGCCCACACCCTGCGCGCACAACGCGGACCCGTGCCCTGGAGCGCGGTCCTGCGCGGCGCGCTCACCGCCGGGCCGCTGCTGCTCGCGGCCGTCCTGAGCGGCCGTACCTCCCTCGGAGTCGTAGCCGCCCTCGGCGCCATGTTCGCCGGGATCAACGACCGGCCGGGCAGCCGGCGTGTCGCCGTCGAACGGCTCGGCGTCCCCGCCCTCGCCGGAGCCGCCGGGCTCCTCGTCGGCTCGTGCACCGGACAGCACACCGGCGCCGTCACCCTCACCCTCGTCCTCACCGCGCTCGGACTGCTCGCCGGAGCCGTCAGCGCGATCGGACCCGTCGCCTCCGGAGCCGGGACCCAGCTCCTCGTCGCCTCGGCCATCGGCGCCGGCATGCCGCTCCCCGAACCGGGATGGCAGCGCGCCCTCCTCTACCTCGGCGGCGCGGCCTGGCTCCTCGGCCTGCGCCTCGCCCTGCCGACGACCGCCGTGAACGCGGGCGACTACCGCTTCGACGGCGAGCGGCACGCCGTCGCGGGTGTGTACGACGCCGTCGCCCGGCTGCTGCTCGCCGCCGGGGGACCGGACGCACCGCGGGCCCGTGTCGCGCTGACCGCCGCCCTCGACCAGGCTCAGGACGCCCTCACCGGACCCCGGCTGCGGCGGTACGCGAGCTCCGCCGCCGAACGGCGCCTGCACGCGCAGTACGCCGCCGCTCTGCCCCTCGCCGAAGCCGCCACCGCCCTCGCCTGGGCGGACGAACCCCTGCCCGGACGGGCCGCGGAAGGACCCCGGCGGCTCGCCGACGCCGTCCGCACCGGCGCTCCCACCGGGCCGCTGCCCGCGCCCGCCGTCCCCGGCAGCCGCTCCCGCCCGCGGCACGACACCGCCGTCGCCCCCGCGCTGCGCGCACTCCACGACGCCCTGCTGCACGCCGCCGACTCCTTCGACCGGGGCTCCGGGGCAGCCCTGCACGCCCGGCACCGCACCGCCGTCTCCCACCTGCGCACCGCTCTCGGCTCCGGCGGTCGCGAGTACGGGCTCCGCGTCGCCCTCGGCTTCGGGGCCGCCGTCGCGGTCGCCCAGGCGCTGCACCACGCCCGCTGGTACGGCAACCATCCGCACTGGTACTGGCTCCCCGCGACCGCCGTCTTCCTCGTCAAGCCGGACCTCGGGCCGCTCGCCTCCCGCGTGCTGTGCCGCGCGGCGGGCACCGTGCTCGGCGCGGTCGCCTTCGCCGGCCTCGCGGCCCTGCTGCCCCGTCCCGAGGGGCTCGTCGCCCTCGTCGCGCTCAGCGGCGCCCTCATCCCCGTCGCCACCCGGCACTTCGCCGCCCAGACCGCTGTCGTCACCGTCCTGGTCCTCGCCCTCGTCATGGTCGGCGGGGAACCCCAGGCCTCCTGGAACCGCCTCGGCGAGACCCTGCTGGCCTGCGCGATCGTGCTGGTGGTCGGGCACCTGCCGGCCCTCGGGCAGCGCGGCGGCACCGTACGGGCCCGGCTCACCCGGGCCACCCAGGCGGCCGACGACTACCTCGCCCACGTCCTGGACGACGGAACGGCCGACGACCGCACCGGCCGCTGGGTGCTGCGCCGTGAGGCCTACCGCGCCCTGGCCGAGGCCCGTGCCGCCATCGAACTGGCCGCCGCCGAACTCCCCGCCCTGGCACGGCACTCCGCGGGCACGGACGACGTCGCGGCCACCCTGGAACGCCTCGTCGACACCGCGACCGCGTGCGCCGTGCAGCTCGACGACACCGGCCGGCTCGCACCCCACCACATCGAGCGCGTCACCCAGCTCCTCGGCGAACTGGCCGAGCACCGCGAGCGCGTGGGCCTGCGGCCCGCCCCCACACGGCCGGCACCGGTGACCGCCGGCGGCTGA
- a CDS encoding DUF899 domain-containing protein, which yields MTLPEIVSREEWRAAREELLVREKAATRARDALNAARRGLPMVEIDKEYVFESGDGKATLLDLFRGRDQLVVQHFMFAPDWNAGCRSCSGFLDQIGHLAHLRARGTEFAVVSRTPYTKILPFKARMGWTVPWYSSYDSDFNYDFQVSFGGDEPFERPGVSCFLRDRDHVFHTYSTYERGLDGLGSTTSLLDLTALGRREEWEEPRGRASALGAPAGSERIRYHDEYDD from the coding sequence ATGACGCTTCCGGAGATCGTCTCGCGCGAGGAGTGGCGCGCCGCACGCGAGGAGTTGCTGGTCAGAGAGAAGGCGGCCACCCGCGCCCGGGACGCGCTGAACGCGGCGCGGCGCGGCCTGCCGATGGTCGAGATCGACAAGGAGTACGTCTTCGAGAGCGGCGACGGCAAGGCGACCCTGCTCGACCTCTTCCGCGGACGGGACCAACTCGTCGTCCAGCACTTCATGTTCGCGCCCGACTGGAACGCCGGCTGCCGCAGCTGCTCGGGATTCCTCGACCAGATCGGCCACCTCGCCCACCTGCGGGCCCGCGGCACCGAGTTCGCCGTCGTGTCCCGGACGCCGTACACGAAGATCCTTCCGTTCAAGGCCCGAATGGGCTGGACGGTGCCCTGGTACTCGTCGTACGACAGCGACTTCAACTACGACTTCCAGGTCTCGTTCGGCGGCGACGAGCCCTTCGAGCGGCCGGGGGTGAGCTGCTTCCTCCGTGACCGGGACCACGTCTTCCACACGTACTCCACGTACGAGCGCGGCCTCGACGGGCTCGGCTCCACGACCTCCCTCCTCGACCTCACCGCGCTGGGGCGTCGGGAGGAGTGGGAGGAGCCCCGGGGGCGCGCGTCCGCACTGGGGGCGCCCGCAGGGAGTGAACGCATCCGGTACCACGACGAGTACGACGACTGA
- a CDS encoding ABC transporter ATP-binding protein — MVARLPSLLASSFRLAWTADPRAARVVVTAELARGAVQAVGLLAVNSVLGRLTASGPVDERLRGALPALVTMALVMLVGTLLRAASTYATGRLEPKVERVATELYLERAAAVELSAIEDDAFHKLLDTAQFGAQSARRMIGVATRVVNALMSLSAAAGVLTVLHPALLPLLVTMTLPSAWSALTIARRRYASFHTWVQHARAGHLIGNLLTEPAAAPEIRVHDVGPFLLRHFHEMAETAEAEQTRLARLSARTGLVAAAWTGLATVGTYATLGGLLLSGAMALSVAGTAVIAIRTGSASLDTLVLEINSLHEEALFVGDLHRLHVEAAERAIPTGGAPLPDDPSEIRFENVTFSYPGEASRPALADVTLSLPLGRIVALVGENGSGKTTLVKLLAGLYEPDGGRILWDGVDAATADRRQLAERIAMVAQDFKRWPFTARVNVAVGRASAPLTDERLASSVAEAGAEDVVADLPRGLDTLLARGFSGGHELSGGQWQRLGIARAAYRRGRILIVDEPTAALDARAELEVFEKIRALAGTGQTVVLITHRLASVRHADLVHVLDQGRLVESGTPDELLATGGVYAELYALQADQFTVKLPAPRGG; from the coding sequence ATGGTGGCGCGGCTGCCGTCGCTGCTCGCGTCCAGTTTCCGCCTCGCCTGGACGGCGGATCCGCGCGCGGCCCGGGTGGTGGTGACGGCCGAGCTGGCGCGGGGCGCCGTCCAGGCCGTCGGTCTGCTCGCCGTCAACAGCGTGCTGGGGCGGCTGACGGCGAGCGGTCCGGTCGACGAGCGGCTGCGGGGAGCACTCCCCGCGCTGGTCACGATGGCGCTCGTGATGCTGGTCGGCACGCTGTTGCGGGCCGCCTCCACGTACGCCACCGGCCGACTGGAGCCGAAGGTCGAGCGGGTGGCGACCGAGCTGTATCTGGAGCGGGCGGCGGCGGTCGAGCTGTCGGCGATCGAGGACGACGCCTTCCACAAGCTGCTGGACACCGCGCAGTTCGGTGCCCAGTCCGCCCGCCGCATGATCGGCGTCGCCACCCGGGTGGTCAACGCGCTGATGTCGCTGAGCGCGGCGGCCGGTGTCCTCACCGTGCTGCATCCCGCCCTGCTGCCGCTGCTCGTGACGATGACGCTGCCGAGTGCGTGGAGCGCGCTGACCATCGCTCGCCGCCGCTACGCGTCGTTCCACACGTGGGTGCAGCACGCCCGTGCCGGACATCTGATCGGCAATCTGCTGACGGAGCCCGCGGCGGCGCCGGAGATCCGGGTGCACGACGTCGGGCCGTTCCTGCTGCGGCACTTCCACGAGATGGCGGAGACGGCGGAGGCGGAACAGACGCGGCTCGCCCGGCTCTCGGCCCGCACGGGGCTGGTCGCGGCCGCCTGGACCGGGCTCGCGACGGTGGGGACGTACGCCACGCTCGGCGGCCTGCTGCTCAGCGGGGCGATGGCGCTCTCCGTCGCCGGGACCGCCGTGATCGCGATCCGTACGGGCTCGGCCAGCCTCGACACCCTCGTCCTGGAGATCAACTCCCTGCACGAGGAAGCCCTGTTCGTGGGCGATCTGCACCGGCTGCACGTCGAGGCTGCGGAGCGGGCCATCCCCACGGGCGGGGCTCCGCTGCCCGACGATCCGAGCGAGATCCGCTTCGAGAACGTCACCTTCAGCTATCCCGGCGAGGCGAGCAGGCCGGCGCTCGCGGACGTCACGCTGAGTCTGCCGCTCGGCAGGATCGTGGCCCTCGTCGGGGAGAACGGTTCGGGCAAGACGACTCTGGTGAAGCTGCTCGCGGGGCTGTACGAGCCGGACGGCGGGCGGATCCTGTGGGACGGCGTCGACGCGGCGACGGCGGACCGGCGGCAGCTCGCGGAGCGCATCGCGATGGTGGCGCAGGACTTCAAGCGGTGGCCGTTCACGGCGCGCGTCAACGTGGCGGTGGGGCGTGCGTCGGCTCCGCTGACGGACGAGCGGCTCGCGTCGTCGGTGGCGGAGGCGGGCGCCGAGGACGTGGTCGCGGACCTGCCGCGGGGCCTGGACACCCTGCTGGCCCGCGGGTTCAGCGGCGGGCACGAGCTGTCGGGCGGGCAGTGGCAGCGGCTCGGCATCGCCCGGGCCGCGTACCGGCGCGGCCGCATCCTGATCGTGGACGAGCCGACGGCGGCGCTCGACGCGCGGGCCGAGCTGGAGGTGTTCGAGAAGATCAGGGCCCTGGCGGGAACCGGCCAGACGGTCGTCCTGATCACGCACCGGCTGGCGTCCGTACGCCATGCCGATCTCGTGCACGTCCTGGACCAGGGCCGGCTCGTGGAGTCCGGGACCCCGGACGAGCTGCTGGCCACGGGCGGGGTCTACGCGGAGCTGTACGCGCTGCAGGCCGACCAGTTCACGGTGAAGCTGCCCGCCCCCAGGGGCGGCTGA
- a CDS encoding ATP-binding protein yields the protein MIPSAPLGTDTAEDRFGLRAARGHRPGAAAERRFRFELAAHPGSVAQARRLTRSRLSGWSVCEDTCDTAALVVSELVTNAIVHAAGQRVVCELHDADDLVRIAVCDEGCAPGEPRPSSNQPDEEHGRGLLLVAAVSRAWGAQDTGPGLLVWAELARSADRAHKNAEGDVEAVPEAADHVSLDDLDRLEAAFETGSAPTAHTGPRDPREAGAEPDHTRPDEAFPGRTRPDHTRPEDGSPDADTRPRADLGWSAKKPPNDGRGTGAEEAEGSWRTGTVGVPRDPSAHGRNQDLDRDRDRDRRSL from the coding sequence GTGATTCCGTCCGCGCCGTTAGGAACAGACACCGCCGAAGACCGGTTCGGTCTCCGTGCCGCCCGAGGGCATCGCCCCGGCGCGGCCGCCGAACGGCGGTTCCGCTTCGAGCTGGCCGCACATCCCGGCTCCGTGGCCCAGGCGAGACGCCTGACCCGGTCGCGTCTGTCCGGCTGGTCGGTGTGCGAGGACACCTGCGACACGGCGGCCTTGGTGGTCTCCGAGCTGGTCACCAACGCGATCGTGCACGCCGCCGGGCAACGCGTCGTGTGCGAGCTGCACGACGCCGACGACCTGGTGCGCATAGCCGTGTGTGACGAGGGATGTGCGCCGGGTGAACCGCGCCCCTCGTCGAACCAGCCGGACGAGGAGCACGGGAGGGGATTGCTTCTCGTCGCGGCAGTGTCCAGGGCCTGGGGGGCCCAGGACACCGGGCCCGGCCTGCTGGTGTGGGCGGAGCTCGCGCGCTCGGCAGACCGGGCCCACAAAAACGCCGAGGGCGACGTGGAGGCGGTGCCGGAGGCGGCCGACCACGTCAGCCTGGACGATCTGGACCGGCTCGAAGCCGCTTTCGAGACCGGTTCCGCACCGACAGCGCACACCGGGCCCCGCGATCCGCGGGAGGCCGGCGCGGAGCCGGACCACACCCGGCCGGACGAGGCGTTTCCCGGCCGTACCCGCCCGGACCACACGCGTCCGGAGGACGGCTCGCCCGACGCGGACACCCGCCCGCGGGCCGATCTGGGCTGGAGCGCGAAGAAGCCGCCGAACGACGGTCGGGGGACCGGGGCGGAGGAGGCGGAGGGGTCCTGGAGGACAGGAACCGTGGGGGTTCCCCGGGACCCCTCCGCCCACGGCCGGAATCAGGACCTGGATCGGGATCGGGATCGGGATCGGAGGAGTCTGTGA
- a CDS encoding helix-turn-helix domain-containing protein, translating to MSEPRSAPTVGQVVLGRRLLDLRERAGLKREQAARILRVAPATVRRMEMAEVSLKIPYLQLLLKSYGVSDEEAEAFVQLAEDANKPGWWQRFHDILPDWFSMHVSLEGAAALLRSYEPHFVPGLMQTEDYARGVMKAGAIGQTRPEDIERHVALRMQRQDLLVREDAPRIWAVMDETALLRPIGGPEVMRAQIDKLLEVTELPNVTLQVMPFSNGPHPGTYGPFVLFRFAMPELPDMVYSEYLTGAVYLDARSEVATHLEVMDRMAAQAATAHRTKEILRDLRKEL from the coding sequence GTGAGCGAACCGCGGTCCGCGCCGACGGTCGGCCAGGTCGTCCTCGGTCGGCGACTGCTGGACCTGCGGGAACGCGCGGGTCTCAAGCGTGAGCAGGCCGCACGCATCCTGCGTGTCGCCCCGGCCACGGTCCGCCGGATGGAGATGGCGGAGGTCTCCCTCAAAATTCCGTACCTCCAGCTGCTGCTGAAGTCGTACGGCGTCAGCGACGAGGAGGCGGAGGCCTTCGTCCAACTGGCGGAGGACGCCAACAAGCCCGGCTGGTGGCAGCGGTTCCACGACATCCTGCCGGACTGGTTCTCCATGCACGTCAGCCTGGAGGGCGCGGCGGCCCTTCTGCGGTCCTACGAACCGCACTTCGTGCCCGGCCTGATGCAGACCGAGGACTACGCCCGCGGCGTCATGAAGGCGGGTGCCATCGGGCAGACCCGCCCCGAGGACATCGAGCGCCATGTGGCCCTGCGCATGCAGCGCCAGGACCTCCTCGTCCGGGAGGACGCGCCCCGGATCTGGGCCGTGATGGACGAGACGGCGCTGCTCCGCCCCATCGGCGGCCCCGAGGTCATGCGGGCGCAGATCGACAAGCTGCTGGAGGTCACGGAGCTGCCCAACGTGACGTTGCAGGTGATGCCGTTCTCCAACGGCCCGCATCCCGGCACGTACGGGCCGTTCGTGCTGTTCCGGTTCGCCATGCCGGAACTCCCGGACATGGTCTACAGCGAGTACCTGACCGGCGCCGTCTACCTGGACGCGCGTTCCGAGGTGGCGACCCACCTGGAGGTCATGGACCGCATGGCGGCGCAGGCCGCCACGGCACATCGCACGAAGGAGATCCTCCGGGACCTCCGCAAGGAGCTGTGA
- a CDS encoding DUF397 domain-containing protein: MERLKPERLHTRTGQSRIYNGMPARELGSEGWHKPWSGGNGGNCLEAMKLADGRIAVRQSADPDGPALIYTPGEMTAFIQGAKAGEADFLLS; encoded by the coding sequence ATGGAACGCCTCAAGCCGGAACGCCTGCACACGCGGACAGGCCAGTCGCGCATCTACAACGGAATGCCCGCCCGCGAACTGGGCAGCGAGGGCTGGCACAAGCCGTGGAGCGGCGGCAACGGCGGGAACTGCCTGGAGGCGATGAAGCTCGCCGACGGGCGGATCGCCGTGCGTCAGTCGGCGGACCCGGACGGTCCCGCCCTCATCTACACGCCGGGTGAGATGACCGCGTTCATCCAGGGCGCGAAGGCCGGAGAGGCGGACTTCCTTCTCTCCTGA
- the pdxR gene encoding MocR-like pyridoxine biosynthesis transcription factor PdxR: MTDSWVNSAERIGADLHLELSGPGGRRAALTRALREAVRSGRLAPDTRLPPYRSLAADLGVARNTVADAYAELVAEGWLTARQGSGTRVAAGVTPPPGGRRRDAPVPVPEKAASRARGPRHDLRQGTPDVSSFPRAAWLASYRRALQQASNEAFGPGDPAGRIELREALAEYLARARGVRAEPGRIVICSGFAHALRLLLPQVLRGPLAVESYGLGFHRELLAAASVRTVPLPLDEDGAQVGALGRERAVLLTPAHQFPTGGPLHAERRAAVIDWARARDGVILEDDYDGEFRYDRRPVGALQGLDAERVVHIGSVSKSLSPALRLGWMVLPERYVDAVLDVKGEREAWASALEQLALADFIDSGSYDRHVRRMRQRYRGRRDRLVAALAERAPHVAVTGIAAGLHAVLRLPPGTEGPTVREAARRGVALDGLAGFRHPEAVTSAPDGLVVGYATPAEHAYGAALEALCGALPPG, encoded by the coding sequence ATGACGGATTCGTGGGTCAATTCCGCGGAACGGATCGGCGCCGACCTGCATCTCGAACTGTCGGGCCCCGGCGGGCGCAGGGCCGCGCTGACCCGGGCGCTGCGCGAGGCCGTGCGCAGCGGGCGGCTCGCGCCGGACACCCGGCTGCCGCCGTACCGCTCGCTCGCCGCGGACCTCGGGGTCGCGCGCAACACGGTCGCCGACGCGTACGCCGAACTCGTCGCCGAGGGCTGGCTGACCGCCCGGCAGGGCTCGGGCACCCGGGTCGCCGCCGGTGTCACTCCCCCGCCCGGCGGACGGCGCCGGGACGCACCGGTGCCCGTACCGGAGAAGGCCGCGTCCCGTGCGCGGGGACCCCGGCACGACCTGCGGCAGGGCACCCCGGACGTGTCGTCGTTCCCGCGTGCCGCCTGGCTGGCGTCCTACCGCCGGGCACTGCAACAGGCGTCCAACGAGGCCTTCGGGCCCGGCGATCCGGCCGGACGGATCGAGTTGCGGGAGGCGCTCGCCGAGTACCTGGCACGCGCGCGTGGGGTGCGTGCGGAGCCCGGACGGATCGTGATCTGCTCGGGGTTCGCGCACGCCCTGCGGCTGCTCCTCCCCCAGGTCCTGCGGGGCCCGCTGGCCGTCGAGTCGTACGGCCTGGGCTTCCACCGTGAGCTGCTGGCCGCCGCTTCCGTGCGGACCGTCCCGCTGCCGCTGGACGAGGACGGCGCCCAGGTGGGCGCGTTGGGCCGGGAGCGGGCGGTGCTGCTCACGCCCGCGCACCAGTTCCCGACGGGCGGACCGCTGCACGCCGAACGCCGCGCGGCGGTGATCGACTGGGCCCGGGCGCGGGACGGGGTGATCCTGGAGGACGACTACGACGGGGAGTTCCGCTACGACCGCCGGCCGGTGGGCGCGCTGCAGGGGCTGGACGCGGAGCGGGTCGTGCACATCGGCTCGGTCAGCAAGAGCCTGTCGCCGGCGCTGCGGCTCGGCTGGATGGTCCTGCCGGAGCGGTACGTGGACGCCGTACTGGACGTCAAGGGGGAACGGGAGGCGTGGGCGAGCGCGTTGGAACAGCTGGCCCTCGCCGACTTCATCGACTCGGGTTCCTACGACCGGCATGTGCGGCGGATGCGGCAGCGGTACCGGGGGCGGCGCGACCGGCTCGTCGCCGCGCTCGCCGAGCGGGCTCCGCACGTCGCGGTCACGGGAATCGCGGCGGGCCTGCACGCGGTGCTGCGGCTGCCGCCGGGAACGGAGGGACCGACGGTGCGGGAGGCGGCACGGAGGGGAGTCGCGCTCGACGGGCTCGCCGGATTCCGGCACCCGGAGGCGGTGACGTCCGCGCCGGACGGGCTGGTGGTGGGGTACGCGACCCCCGCGGAACACGCTTACGGGGCGGCACTGGAGGCGTTGTGCGGCGCGCTGCCGCCGGGGTGA
- a CDS encoding carboxymuconolactone decarboxylase family protein, with protein MVMTTNTNTAATTGTTTTGATTTGATTTGAVTPAGTGGDAGGGTGRIDFAKAAPKVFRALVGFDAAAREGLDPALVELIQIRASHLNHCAYCLHMHTNDARKAGESEDRLHMVAVWREARHFFTPKEQAALALTEAVTRVADAGVPDDVYAEAAAHFDDAELGHVLALILTINTWNRVALSTAKVAGTDERR; from the coding sequence ATGGTCATGACGACGAACACGAACACCGCGGCGACGACCGGCACGACCACCACGGGGGCCACCACCACGGGGGCCACCACCACGGGGGCCGTCACCCCGGCCGGGACCGGCGGGGACGCCGGCGGCGGGACCGGGCGGATCGACTTCGCCAAGGCCGCGCCGAAGGTCTTCCGCGCCCTCGTCGGCTTCGACGCGGCGGCCCGGGAGGGCCTCGACCCGGCGCTCGTCGAGCTGATCCAGATCCGTGCCTCACACCTCAACCACTGCGCGTACTGCCTCCACATGCACACCAACGACGCCCGCAAGGCAGGGGAGAGCGAGGACCGGCTGCACATGGTCGCCGTATGGCGCGAGGCCCGTCACTTCTTCACGCCGAAGGAACAGGCCGCGCTCGCCCTGACGGAGGCCGTGACGCGTGTCGCCGACGCGGGCGTGCCCGACGACGTCTACGCCGAGGCCGCCGCCCACTTCGACGACGCCGAACTCGGCCACGTCCTCGCCCTGATCCTCACCATCAACACCTGGAACCGGGTCGCCCTGTCGACGGCCAAGGTGGCCGGAACCGACGAACGCCGCTGA